The Desulfuromonadales bacterium sequence TGCTCGAGCGCCTGCGCCGCATCCCGCACGTCGAGATCATCCGCCTCGGCAGCCGGGTGCCGGTCACCCTCCCCGAGCGGGTCACTGAGGACCTCTGCGCCCTGCTGCGGGGTTTTCACCCCCTCTACCTCAACACTCACTTCAACCATCCGCGGGAGATCACGCCGCAGGCGGCCGAAGCCTGCCGGCGCCTGGCCGATGCCGGGATCCCTCTGGGGAACCAGACCGTGCTGCTCAGAGGAGTGAACGACGAACCGGCGGTGATGGCCGAGCTGATGAAGGGGCTGTTGAAAATCCGCGTGCGCCCCTACTACCTCCACCACATGGATTTGGTGCAGGGGGCCGGCCACTTCCGCACCCGGGTGGAAAAGGGGATCGAGATCATCCAGGCGCTGCGCGGACCGATCTCGGGCCTGGCCGTTCCGCACTATGTCATCGACCTGCCGGGGGGGAGGGGGAAGGTGCCGGTCCTTCCCGAATATGTCGAGAGCCTGGGAGAGACGGTGGTGCTGCGGACGCCGGGGGGGGAGCGGATCGAGTATCCCAACGTTCTGCCGGAAAAAGCGTAATGCTGTCAGGGTAAGGCTGGCGCCCGCCCTGATTGGGGTTATCCTTGAAGAGGAAGCCGAAAGACCGGAGCTGTCGACAAGAAGTTGAGGAGGAGTGCCTTGCTGCGATTCTTAGGATTCATCATCGTCATTGCGGTTGTGCTGCCGCTGCCGTTCGCCGCCGCCGCCGACCTTGCCCCTGCCCCCTTCACGGCCACCTACTCCGTGAGTTATCAAGGCATGACCGCGGGGCAGCTTCATTTCGTGCTGCGTGCCGAAGAGGATGGCCGGTTTGTTTACGAAACTCATGCGACTCCGGGGTTTCTGGCGCGCCTATTGGTGAGCAGTAAGGCGGTCGAACGCAGCATCGTGCGCATCGATGCAGACGGGGTGCGTCCGCTCTCCTGGTTTCTGGATGACGGCAAATCGGGCAAAGAGAACGACGGGGCGCTTGTCTTTGCCTGGGATGTGAAACGGGTCACCGGGACCGTGCAGGGAGAGCGGGTCGATTTGCCGATCGAACCGGGGCTGCAGGATCGCCTCTCCTTCCAGATCGCCGCGATGACCGCGCTGCTGCGCGGTCGCGAACCCGGCACGATCCCCGTGTTCGACGACAACCGGATCAAACCGTACAGCTACAGTCGCCAGGGGGCCGCCCGCATTGAGACGCCAGCGGGTGAGTTCGAAACGGTGCTCTACGAGAGTACGCGCCCGCGTTCGAAACGTCTCTCCCGCATCTGGCATGCGCCGACGCTCGGTTACCTTCCCGTGCGTTTCGAGCGGCTGAATAGAGGCAAGGTCGAGACGGTGATGGAGTTGGTGACAGTGGAACGCAGTGCCGGTGGGCAGTAGTCAGGCACTCTTGAAGGATCGGCTGACGTCGCGACTCCACTTCGCGAGCGGAGTGTAGAGTGCTGCGCGGCATCTCCGGCAACGTCCTGATCCTCGGTCTGGTCAGCTTTCTGACCGATGTCTCCAGCGAGATGATCTATCCGCTCCTGCCGCTCTTTCTCACCGCGGTACTGGGGGCGGGGCCGGCCTTCCTCGGCGTCATCGAGGGGGTGGCCGAGTCGACTGCGGCGCTGCTCAAGCTCGTTTCGGGGATCTGGTCCGATCGGGTACGCCGCCG is a genomic window containing:
- a CDS encoding DUF3108 domain-containing protein, encoding MLRFLGFIIVIAVVLPLPFAAAADLAPAPFTATYSVSYQGMTAGQLHFVLRAEEDGRFVYETHATPGFLARLLVSSKAVERSIVRIDADGVRPLSWFLDDGKSGKENDGALVFAWDVKRVTGTVQGERVDLPIEPGLQDRLSFQIAAMTALLRGREPGTIPVFDDNRIKPYSYSRQGAARIETPAGEFETVLYESTRPRSKRLSRIWHAPTLGYLPVRFERLNRGKVETVMELVTVERSAGGQ
- a CDS encoding KamA family radical SAM protein — protein: MELWQHSLKSSLTCPEALAERFGIDAAPLAAVARRYPMRITPYYLGLIREPGDPIWRQCVPDPRELVDATGLADPLNEENLSPVPGVVHRYPDRVLLLVSGACAVYCRFCTRKRQVGCAVMRRSRADLAAGIDYIAGNRQVRDVILSGGDPLLLSDEALGDLLERLRRIPHVEIIRLGSRVPVTLPERVTEDLCALLRGFHPLYLNTHFNHPREITPQAAEACRRLADAGIPLGNQTVLLRGVNDEPAVMAELMKGLLKIRVRPYYLHHMDLVQGAGHFRTRVEKGIEIIQALRGPISGLAVPHYVIDLPGGRGKVPVLPEYVESLGETVVLRTPGGERIEYPNVLPEKA